From the genome of Deltaproteobacteria bacterium, one region includes:
- a CDS encoding Gfo/Idh/MocA family oxidoreductase, translated as MIKIALIGAGQLGSRHLQALAKIDMPVILQVVDPNKDSLKVARERYLDIPVNNNIERIDFLEGMANLNVSIDLCVIATNADVRFKVFKELIGKTKVANIIFEKILFQSKKQFNDAKELINQKGISCWVNCARRMYPIYNKIKEMMAEDNKICVQVSGGEWGLACNAMHFIDLLAFMCRNTSYELDIAGLDPVVLQSKRKGFVEVTGKITGVFSNGSSIELESIAGKKEPPRISINNSQIKIVLDESRGEATVAREENNWNEKMLKFTVPFQSELTHLEAKVILETGTCKLPDYNESSMLHEPFLDAIKKHIETVEHRTYDCCPIT; from the coding sequence ATGATAAAAATTGCTTTAATCGGTGCAGGTCAACTTGGCAGTCGCCACTTACAGGCCTTGGCTAAGATTGATATGCCCGTGATTTTACAGGTTGTAGACCCCAACAAAGACTCTCTGAAAGTAGCACGAGAGAGATACCTGGATATTCCAGTAAACAACAATATAGAACGTATCGATTTTCTGGAAGGAATGGCAAACCTGAATGTAAGCATTGATTTATGTGTTATTGCCACAAACGCGGACGTTCGATTTAAGGTTTTCAAGGAATTGATCGGCAAAACGAAAGTCGCGAATATAATCTTCGAAAAGATTCTATTTCAATCAAAAAAGCAATTTAACGATGCAAAAGAATTAATTAATCAGAAAGGTATTTCATGCTGGGTAAATTGTGCCCGCCGAATGTACCCAATATATAACAAAATAAAGGAAATGATGGCGGAAGATAACAAGATTTGTGTACAAGTATCAGGAGGAGAGTGGGGATTAGCCTGTAACGCCATGCACTTTATCGACCTGCTGGCATTTATGTGCCGCAACACTTCGTATGAACTGGATATTGCGGGCCTTGATCCCGTGGTCTTGCAAAGTAAACGAAAGGGTTTTGTAGAGGTGACCGGAAAGATCACCGGGGTTTTTTCAAATGGAAGCAGTATTGAGCTTGAATCAATTGCCGGTAAAAAAGAGCCCCCCCGGATTTCAATAAATAACTCACAAATAAAAATTGTACTTGATGAGAGCCGTGGTGAGGCAACTGTTGCCAGAGAGGAAAATAACTGGAATGAAAAGATGTTGAAATTTACGGTGCCTTTTCAGAGTGAACTCACTCACCTGGAAGCAAAAGTAATCTTGGAGACTGGTACTTGTAAACTGCCTGATTATAATGAAAGTTCTATGCTGCACGAGCCTTTTTTAGACGCCATAAAAAAGCATATAGAGACTGTTGAACATAGAACATATGATTGCTGCCCGATAACATAA
- a CDS encoding Gfo/Idh/MocA family oxidoreductase, translating to MPYNTLLSIPERDFSDKKVLIIGAGWMAMQYCIALTQMGVRNVSVVSRSEKSAKVCFDKFGFHSYHGGYEQCLPNLDTFDLVVVATSVHELKPASMCAIECRNKNILVEKPASLYSSELFEWARQSDDSYARIRIAYNRLTYPNLWKLKQCVHAEGGITSCRYTFTELVHAINFNKDQPDVYERWGIANSLHVISMAHDLIGMPEEIRTYQYGKCNWHPSGDRFVGAGVTRGNIPFSYHADWSSAGRWGIEIMTPENAYRLIPLEQLYRCKKGSFNWELVETTSAYPYAKQGIAEEVAIMLALELEKAVPLVDIKKAAEYTKLAEVILGYSLI from the coding sequence ATGCCTTACAATACATTGCTGTCAATACCGGAAAGAGATTTTTCTGACAAGAAAGTCCTCATCATAGGTGCCGGCTGGATGGCGATGCAATATTGTATTGCGCTGACACAAATGGGTGTCAGAAATGTCAGTGTTGTATCCCGATCGGAAAAGTCGGCTAAGGTATGTTTTGATAAGTTTGGATTCCATTCCTATCATGGGGGCTATGAACAATGTCTGCCGAATCTTGACACGTTTGATCTGGTTGTTGTTGCGACATCAGTGCATGAGTTGAAACCTGCATCCATGTGCGCAATAGAATGCCGTAATAAAAATATCCTGGTTGAGAAACCTGCATCACTCTATTCGAGTGAGCTTTTTGAATGGGCAAGACAATCAGATGACAGCTATGCAAGAATACGCATTGCCTATAATCGCCTGACCTATCCCAATTTATGGAAACTCAAGCAATGTGTTCACGCTGAAGGAGGAATAACCTCATGCAGATATACGTTTACAGAACTGGTACACGCCATCAATTTCAATAAGGACCAACCTGACGTTTATGAAAGATGGGGAATCGCGAATTCGCTGCACGTTATCTCCATGGCCCATGATCTTATTGGAATGCCGGAAGAAATAAGAACATATCAGTATGGTAAATGTAATTGGCATCCTAGTGGTGATCGTTTTGTGGGAGCCGGTGTTACCCGGGGAAATATCCCTTTTTCCTATCATGCGGACTGGAGTTCCGCAGGTCGATGGGGAATAGAAATCATGACACCTGAAAATGCCTATCGGTTGATTCCATTGGAACAACTTTATCGATGCAAAAAAGGTTCTTTTAATTGGGAACTTGTTGAGACAACTTCAGCTTACCCTTATGCAAAACAGGGGATCGCAGAAGAAGTGGCAATAATGCTTGCCTTGGAACTTGAAAAGGCAGTTCCATTGGTTGATATAAAAAAAGCTGCGGAATATACAAAATTGGCGGAAGTGATTCTGGGATATTCTCTTATTTAA
- a CDS encoding SGNH/GDSL hydrolase family protein, protein MKKKKRVLIIGDSLAMPRPDVCYEDTWVYKLIKALPELEFIDKTMRASTSERLVTEGGGDNNNPYGADLLEHYMPDIVVMQIGIVDCAPRYIKKGSLENIILNRIMPRSMRTVYMDLIKKNRVRDPQKAYVPRHRFRSNLSNYFQRADNHNVKVIAIMIAPVTSAFIDKSPFANQSIKNYNNIYHDLSRDFGNVDLVYPFDDVINLEDVTIDGYHINLEGHDIIFRILMKQICPK, encoded by the coding sequence ATGAAAAAGAAGAAACGGGTTTTGATCATAGGCGATTCTCTGGCAATGCCACGCCCTGACGTATGCTATGAAGATACATGGGTATACAAGTTAATTAAAGCGCTTCCTGAGTTGGAATTTATCGATAAAACGATGCGTGCGTCTACTTCTGAACGATTGGTAACTGAAGGGGGGGGGGATAATAACAATCCATACGGTGCTGATCTTTTGGAGCATTATATGCCTGATATCGTCGTTATGCAAATCGGTATTGTGGATTGTGCCCCGAGGTACATAAAAAAAGGTAGCTTAGAAAATATAATACTCAACAGAATTATGCCGCGAAGTATGCGCACAGTATATATGGATTTAATAAAAAAGAATCGTGTAAGAGACCCTCAAAAAGCTTATGTTCCGAGACATAGATTTCGGTCAAATCTCTCTAATTACTTTCAAAGAGCAGATAACCACAATGTAAAAGTCATAGCCATAATGATTGCGCCTGTGACCAGTGCGTTCATCGATAAAAGTCCCTTCGCAAATCAAAGTATAAAAAATTATAATAATATTTATCATGATCTCAGTAGAGATTTTGGAAATGTTGATTTGGTGTATCCTTTTGATGATGTAATAAATTTGGAAGATGTTACTATTGATGGCTACCATATTAACTTAGAAGGACACGATATTATTTTTCGAATACTTATGAAACAGATATGTCCAAAATAA
- a CDS encoding oligosaccharide flippase family protein — protein sequence MSKIIKNTFLYSIGNIIPQAAGFFLLPIYTRYLTPADYGIVSSMQVLNTILAVFFTLAIERSVYRLYWDYKTEKGKKDYLGSVVVALCSIATIILLLLFLFKGFVGLIYKSIPFYPFYAYAIVTAYFSVLGLIPKIYLQLKQKAASFVILSIMQFAANTTFILWFIVGLKAGAEGMLKGQMLGYGVMLPVFLFIGFRIINYTVNLSILRESLKFSLPMIPALLSAWVLNLSDRIFIERYFSLADVGIYSLGYKIAGLVLILSSAFNMAYEPLFYNLANSDDQLMARKKLFFYNNTFVMVILVICFFVSLFSKEAIVILLDERYAEAYKIVPIIALAYFISQAGGLMNRLIYQEKKTFALMIIVIFGALLNIGLNFLFVPPLGAYGAAYATVLSFAGLFAVEYWYAKKCYFINYDWSKIIKGLLIAIPIASTAYFIEVNILLSLFIKLIVVSIASMFLYARFGVQLKSVFAGKNNENELTDSI from the coding sequence ATGTCCAAAATAATTAAAAATACATTCCTTTACTCTATTGGCAATATCATTCCCCAGGCAGCGGGGTTTTTCCTCCTGCCGATTTATACACGTTATTTAACACCCGCCGATTATGGGATTGTCAGTTCCATGCAAGTTCTAAATACGATTCTCGCGGTTTTTTTTACCCTTGCTATTGAACGGTCTGTTTATCGTCTTTACTGGGATTATAAAACAGAAAAGGGAAAGAAGGATTATTTAGGTTCCGTAGTTGTAGCGCTGTGTAGTATAGCCACCATAATTTTGTTGTTATTATTTCTGTTTAAAGGTTTCGTGGGGTTGATTTATAAATCAATACCCTTCTATCCGTTTTATGCCTATGCCATTGTAACTGCTTATTTCTCAGTGCTGGGGCTCATACCTAAGATATACTTACAGTTGAAACAGAAAGCCGCAAGCTTTGTGATACTATCTATAATGCAGTTTGCTGCTAATACCACATTCATCCTTTGGTTCATCGTGGGATTGAAAGCTGGTGCTGAAGGTATGCTTAAGGGTCAGATGCTCGGATATGGAGTAATGCTTCCTGTATTCCTGTTTATAGGATTTAGGATAATCAATTATACTGTTAATCTCTCGATTTTGAGAGAAAGTCTAAAGTTCAGTTTGCCGATGATACCTGCGTTGCTCAGCGCTTGGGTTTTAAATTTGTCTGACAGGATTTTTATAGAAAGATATTTTTCATTAGCGGATGTTGGAATATATTCATTGGGATACAAAATTGCAGGACTTGTATTAATCCTATCAAGTGCTTTCAATATGGCATACGAGCCGCTTTTTTATAACTTAGCCAATTCTGACGATCAATTAATGGCCAGAAAAAAGCTTTTTTTTTATAATAATACGTTTGTGATGGTCATTTTAGTTATATGTTTTTTTGTCAGCCTGTTTTCCAAAGAAGCCATAGTTATTTTACTGGATGAGAGATATGCAGAAGCCTACAAGATAGTTCCAATCATAGCCCTAGCTTATTTTATTTCGCAAGCTGGAGGTCTTATGAATCGTTTGATTTATCAGGAGAAGAAAACGTTTGCCCTCATGATAATAGTAATATTTGGCGCATTATTAAATATTGGTCTCAATTTTTTGTTCGTCCCCCCATTAGGAGCATACGGTGCTGCTTACGCAACAGTATTATCTTTTGCAGGATTATTTGCCGTTGAGTACTGGTATGCAAAGAAATGCTACTTTATCAATTACGACTGGAGCAAAATCATAAAGGGATTGCTGATTGCTATACCAATTGCATCTACAGCGTATTTTATAGAAGTGAACATCCTTCTCTCTTTGTTCATAAAGTTAATTGTAGTATCAATTGCTTCAATGTTTTTATATGCGCGTTTTGGAGTTCAACTTAAGTCTGTCTTTGCGGGCAAAAACAATGAGAACGAGCTCACTGATTCTATCTGA
- a CDS encoding CatB-related O-acetyltransferase, giving the protein MKNCKVKIDCEFEGHNAVFHNTEISNSILGLFSYVAENSVIRSTKIGRFCAIGDYVRTGVGRHPIDTMVSIHPAFFSLKKQAGITFAQEQLFHEHLYVDAERRFVVDIGNDVWIGNNVTIMDGIIVSDGAVIGAGAVVTKDVAPYCVVGGIPARAIRYRFSKEERKFLQEFKWWEKDVNWLARNAHLFCDIEKFMKNVG; this is encoded by the coding sequence ATGAAAAATTGTAAAGTTAAGATCGACTGTGAGTTTGAAGGGCATAATGCCGTGTTTCACAATACTGAAATATCGAATTCAATCCTTGGGTTGTTTTCTTATGTTGCTGAAAATTCCGTCATTCGGAGCACAAAGATTGGTAGATTCTGTGCTATTGGGGACTATGTGAGAACGGGAGTAGGACGCCATCCCATCGATACGATGGTTAGTATTCATCCCGCATTTTTTTCGCTTAAGAAACAGGCAGGAATAACTTTCGCTCAAGAGCAACTATTCCATGAACATTTATATGTAGATGCAGAGAGAAGATTTGTTGTTGATATTGGCAATGATGTGTGGATTGGCAATAATGTTACGATAATGGATGGAATTATTGTATCTGATGGCGCGGTTATTGGTGCTGGTGCAGTAGTAACAAAAGATGTTGCCCCATATTGCGTAGTTGGTGGAATACCTGCAAGGGCGATAAGATACCGTTTTAGTAAAGAAGAAAGGAAGTTTCTCCAAGAATTTAAGTGGTGGGAGAAAGACGTTAATTGGCTCGCAAGAAATGCACACTTGTTTTGTGATATAGAAAAATTCATGAAAAATGTTGGTTAA
- a CDS encoding glycosyltransferase family 2 protein — translation MIQNKAARVFVIITCHNQLHAIKRCLSSLFKQTFKNISLVVVDDGSNDNTSEFLSQIGNNTVVLRGDGNLWWGGGVLRGYESISHVVQESDYIYLVNCDVELKEDCLEKLLFFLESKKNSCIAHSLTVNQSDRETIITCGSNIKSWALFLTDHPLRGMKRSQIDFAPVAIETVTARSLLIPNNVIEKVGFIDGKAFPHYGGDSDFGVRCKRLGFQPFVVPQSVCYLDILSTGNNPGLDSASLRDKMGGLFSIKSTNNLKYRWKFGRNIEKGYLRIPYFISVCAQVFGGIIVEILRSLGRRLS, via the coding sequence GTGATTCAAAATAAAGCCGCCAGAGTATTTGTTATTATAACTTGTCATAATCAACTTCATGCGATTAAGCGGTGTTTGTCATCTCTTTTCAAACAAACATTTAAAAACATATCCCTTGTTGTTGTTGACGATGGGAGCAATGACAATACGTCTGAATTCCTCAGCCAGATTGGCAATAACACAGTGGTATTGCGTGGCGATGGCAACTTGTGGTGGGGCGGTGGGGTTTTGCGCGGCTATGAATCAATTTCTCATGTTGTGCAGGAGAGTGACTATATATATCTTGTCAATTGTGATGTCGAACTTAAAGAAGACTGTTTGGAAAAACTTCTTTTTTTCCTTGAATCAAAGAAAAACAGCTGCATCGCACACTCTCTTACAGTAAACCAGTCAGACCGAGAAACTATAATTACTTGCGGGAGTAATATTAAAAGTTGGGCATTATTTCTTACAGATCACCCTCTGAGAGGAATGAAGCGTTCTCAGATTGATTTTGCGCCCGTTGCTATTGAGACAGTTACCGCACGGTCCCTTTTAATTCCTAATAATGTAATAGAAAAAGTTGGTTTTATAGACGGCAAAGCTTTTCCTCATTATGGTGGTGACAGCGATTTCGGAGTACGCTGTAAGCGATTGGGATTTCAGCCTTTTGTGGTTCCACAAAGTGTCTGTTATTTGGATATTCTTTCTACAGGTAACAACCCGGGATTAGATAGCGCTTCACTGAGGGATAAAATGGGAGGGCTTTTTTCCATCAAATCAACCAACAACCTTAAATATCGATGGAAATTTGGTCGTAACATAGAGAAAGGATATTTACGCATTCCATATTTTATATCGGTATGCGCACAGGTATTCGGGGGCATTATTGTCGAGATTCTTAGATCATTAGGAAGAAGATTATCATAA
- a CDS encoding glycosyltransferase family 4 protein codes for MKIIYLHQYFNTPSMSGGTRSYEMARRFIIAGHEVHMITSQRENSRYFYRWMEENIDGIHVYWLHVPYSNKMRFTARIMAFMKFALLSALKAVKVGGDIIFATSTPLTIALPAVYAARRLKKPMVFEVRDLWPEIPIAVGAIKNIFLKKATRWFECFAYKNSEAIVALSPGMAAGIIKTGYPENKVYVVPNSCDIEMFQISESERDAFLRLHPDLRDGPLVLYAGTLGLINGVGYLVEIATAMIRIDASVRFLIVGEGKEQKKIREKAFSAGVLGKNLWMLPSVSKSEMPHLLSAATITSSFVINLKELWNNSANKFFDALAAGRPIMINYGGWQADLIRETGAGLVVPPNDALRSAEILHDFLSEPGRVTRAGQAAFKLAKSRFARDDLAEELLAVLEKTCG; via the coding sequence ATGAAAATTATCTATCTCCATCAATATTTTAATACCCCTTCTATGTCAGGTGGAACGCGTTCATATGAGATGGCGAGACGTTTCATTATTGCAGGACATGAAGTACATATGATCACGTCACAAAGAGAGAATTCTCGTTATTTTTACAGATGGATGGAAGAAAATATTGATGGTATTCATGTCTACTGGTTACATGTGCCTTATTCAAACAAGATGAGATTTACGGCACGAATAATGGCTTTTATGAAGTTTGCCCTTTTATCCGCCCTAAAGGCTGTAAAAGTTGGTGGAGATATAATATTTGCAACCAGTACTCCATTAACTATTGCCTTACCAGCAGTGTATGCTGCCCGGCGGTTGAAAAAACCGATGGTTTTTGAAGTGCGAGATCTGTGGCCGGAGATACCCATTGCCGTGGGCGCGATCAAGAACATATTTTTAAAAAAGGCAACGAGATGGTTTGAGTGTTTTGCTTACAAGAATTCAGAAGCCATAGTAGCTTTATCTCCTGGCATGGCTGCAGGTATAATTAAAACTGGGTATCCAGAAAACAAGGTGTATGTAGTACCCAACAGCTGTGATATTGAGATGTTTCAAATTTCAGAAAGCGAGAGGGATGCGTTTCTGAGGTTACACCCGGATTTGCGGGATGGGCCACTTGTTCTTTACGCAGGTACGCTTGGTCTCATTAATGGAGTTGGATATCTTGTTGAAATAGCAACTGCTATGATACGAATCGATGCATCGGTTCGTTTTTTGATTGTTGGTGAAGGTAAGGAACAAAAGAAAATTAGGGAAAAAGCCTTTAGTGCCGGTGTGCTGGGAAAAAATCTATGGATGTTGCCGTCGGTCTCAAAATCAGAGATGCCGCATTTACTTTCGGCAGCAACAATAACGAGTTCGTTCGTTATAAATTTGAAGGAACTGTGGAATAATTCTGCAAATAAGTTTTTTGATGCATTAGCTGCTGGACGGCCAATTATGATAAATTATGGCGGATGGCAGGCGGATTTGATACGTGAAACAGGGGCTGGATTGGTTGTGCCGCCAAATGATGCCTTACGATCCGCTGAGATACTGCATGATTTTCTTTCCGAACCAGGTAGGGTAACAAGGGCCGGACAAGCGGCCTTTAAACTAGCCAAGTCCCGCTTTGCACGTGATGATTTAGCAGAAGAATTGTTGGCAGTATTGGAAAAAACATGTGGCTGA
- a CDS encoding sugar transferase — MSVYEPHKKPGRQLFDLAIAVPSMIILVPVLCVIGFLVRLKIGSPVLFRQIRPGLHGRPFTIYKFRTMTDERNKDGSLLPDRHRLTKFGRFLRSTSLDELPELLNVLKGDMSVVGPRPLLMQYLERYTPEQARRHEVKPGITGWAQINGRNAITWEEKFQYDVWYVDNQSFWLDLKIIILTIWKILKREGINQPGQATMEEFIGSKNNE; from the coding sequence ATGTCTGTTTATGAACCGCACAAGAAACCGGGAAGACAGCTCTTTGATCTGGCGATTGCTGTTCCTTCCATGATCATTCTAGTGCCCGTTTTGTGTGTGATAGGATTCCTGGTACGCCTTAAGATTGGGTCGCCGGTCCTTTTCCGCCAGATACGTCCAGGGTTGCATGGCAGGCCTTTTACCATCTATAAGTTTCGCACTATGACGGATGAAAGGAATAAGGACGGGAGTCTGTTACCTGACAGACACCGCTTGACTAAATTCGGACGTTTTCTTCGGAGCACCAGTTTGGATGAATTGCCAGAATTGTTAAATGTTTTAAAGGGCGATATGAGTGTTGTCGGACCCAGACCATTACTTATGCAATATTTAGAGAGATATACACCCGAGCAGGCGCGCCGCCATGAAGTAAAGCCGGGTATCACAGGTTGGGCGCAGATAAATGGTCGTAATGCAATTACCTGGGAAGAAAAATTTCAGTATGATGTATGGTATGTCGATAATCAATCATTCTGGCTGGATTTAAAAATTATTATTTTAACGATTTGGAAAATTTTGAAACGTGAGGGAATTAATCAGCCAGGGCAAGCAACAATGGAAGAATTTATAGGATCAAAAAACAATGAGTGA
- a CDS encoding acyltransferase, protein MSDQDRFADWEYPEIEEGKPTKYNWVVRNVYGLRLGYKTDIGAFSYINAKYGVTIEDFVQIGSHCSIYSVSTIDGKSGPVLLKKGCRVGSHSVIMPGVTVGANSIVGALSFVSCDIPENCIAAGVPAKVIKKTKPHIA, encoded by the coding sequence ATGAGTGATCAAGACCGTTTTGCTGATTGGGAATATCCTGAGATTGAAGAGGGGAAACCGACCAAGTATAACTGGGTGGTCCGGAATGTTTATGGACTGAGATTAGGTTATAAAACGGACATAGGTGCCTTCAGTTACATCAATGCAAAATATGGAGTCACGATTGAGGATTTTGTACAAATAGGATCACATTGTTCCATTTATTCCGTCTCTACCATTGATGGAAAAAGCGGACCAGTGTTACTGAAGAAGGGCTGTCGTGTGGGAAGCCACAGTGTTATCATGCCGGGTGTGACTGTAGGTGCAAATTCTATTGTCGGTGCATTGAGTTTTGTTAGTTGTGACATTCCCGAGAACTGTATCGCCGCCGGGGTTCCAGCGAAAGTGATAAAAAAAACCAAGCCACATATTGCGTAA
- a CDS encoding aminotransferase class I/II-fold pyridoxal phosphate-dependent enzyme produces the protein MIKTKTKRIFLSPPHMGGQELDFIREAFESNYIAPLGPQVNAFEREFCERVGISHAVALASGTAAIHLALRILDAGPGDEIFASTLTFIGSVTPIIFQGARPVFIDADRVSWNMDPGLLEEELKRCAAAGSLPKAVVPTDLYGQCADLDRIRDICEPYEIPVIVDAAESLGATCRGRSAGVGAWAAVFSFNGNKIITTSGGGMLASDDRAMIDQARFLSQQARDDAPHYEHSQIGYNYRMSNIVAAIGRGQLRVLDERVDARRRIREFYQDALKKLPGISFMPEAPYGKSNCWLTVILIEPEAFGADREQVRRALEAENIESRPLWKPMHAQPVFNVKGIKDYGLGITDYESGIGNGNRGLRRYEARVVGGAVSEYLFERGLCLPSGTALSKDDLERIVAVIRNCKAA, from the coding sequence ATGATAAAAACAAAAACAAAACGCATCTTCCTTTCCCCGCCCCACATGGGGGGACAGGAACTCGATTTTATCCGGGAAGCCTTTGAAAGTAATTACATTGCTCCCCTGGGGCCCCAGGTTAACGCCTTTGAACGTGAGTTCTGCGAGCGGGTCGGGATCTCCCATGCCGTGGCCCTGGCGAGCGGAACGGCGGCGATACACCTGGCCCTGCGGATTCTCGATGCCGGCCCCGGCGACGAGATCTTCGCCTCAACACTGACCTTCATCGGCAGCGTCACTCCCATCATCTTTCAGGGGGCACGTCCCGTCTTTATCGATGCCGACCGTGTCTCTTGGAACATGGACCCGGGGCTGCTCGAGGAGGAACTCAAACGGTGTGCCGCGGCCGGCAGCCTGCCGAAAGCGGTGGTCCCAACTGACCTGTACGGACAGTGCGCCGACCTGGACAGGATCCGCGACATCTGTGAACCCTATGAAATTCCCGTTATTGTTGATGCCGCCGAATCCCTCGGTGCAACCTGCAGGGGCCGAAGCGCCGGTGTTGGGGCATGGGCCGCGGTGTTCTCCTTCAACGGGAACAAGATCATCACCACCTCCGGAGGCGGCATGCTTGCCTCGGATGACAGGGCGATGATCGACCAGGCCCGGTTCCTGTCGCAACAGGCAAGGGATGATGCGCCCCACTACGAGCATTCGCAGATAGGCTATAACTACCGGATGAGCAACATCGTGGCCGCCATCGGCAGGGGACAGTTGCGGGTCCTTGACGAACGGGTCGATGCCCGTCGCCGCATCCGTGAATTCTATCAGGATGCCTTGAAGAAGCTTCCCGGCATATCCTTCATGCCCGAGGCTCCCTATGGAAAATCGAACTGCTGGCTGACGGTTATTCTGATCGAACCTGAAGCATTCGGTGCCGACCGGGAACAGGTTCGCCGGGCCCTCGAGGCGGAAAATATCGAATCGCGGCCCCTGTGGAAGCCGATGCACGCGCAGCCGGTGTTCAATGTGAAAGGGATTAAGGATTACGGATTAGGGATTACGGATTATGAATCGGGGATCGGGAATGGAAACAGGGGGCTCAGGCGGTATGAAGCACGGGTTGTGGGAGGAGCGGTCAGCGAGTACCTCTTTGAACGCGGTCTCTGCCTGCCCTCGGGAACGGCCCTGTCAAAGGACGACCTCGAGCGGATCGTGGCGGTGATCCGCAACTGCAAAGCCGCATAA